From Candidatus Eisenbacteria bacterium:
CGTCGCCCTGATGCTGCCGAACGGTGTCGAGTTCTTCGCCGTGACGAACGCCGCGGCGAAGCTCGGCGCGCTCGCCGTCCCGATCAACTACCGCTGGCGTCGCGACGAGCTGGCGTACCTCTTCACCGACTCGGCGGCCGACGTGCTGGTCGTCGACGCGGCGTTCCTGGGCGAGGTCGAGCCGGCCCTCGCAGCGGCGGGACGTCCCGCGCGCGACCGCGTGCTCGTCCTGGGCGAGGCCCCGGGCTGGGTGTCGTTCGACGCCGCGGTGGCGTCGGCGCCGGAGGCGGCGCCGCGCGGCGCGATCGCGCAGAGCGGCTACAACATCGTGATCTACACGTCGGGGACGACGGGGCGCCCGAAGGGCGTGCTCCATCCGTCGGTCGACCCGAAGCTCGGCTTCGAGGCGCAGAAGGGGCTCGTCGAGATGTGGGGATTCCGCCCCGACGACGTGCACCTCATGGTCGGGCCCGCGTACCACACGATGCCGAGCGCGTACGTGACGCAGCACCTGTTCATCGGCGCGACGTGCGTCCTGATGGAGAAGTTCGACGCCGAGGAGTGCTTGCGGCTCGTCGCGGCCGAGCGCGTCACCACGACCGCGATGGTGCCGGCGCACTTCATCCGCATCCTCGAGCTGCCCGGGGAGGTTCGGCGGCGCTACGATCTCTCGAGCCTCCGCAAGGTGCTGCACGCCGCGGCGCCGTGTCCGGCCGACGTGAAGCGCCGGATCATGGACGTCCTGCCGCCCGACGTCGTGTGGGAGTTCTACGGCGCGACCGAAGGGCCGGGCACGATCATCAGCCCGGGGGATTGGCGGCGAAAGCCGGGGAGCGTCGGGCGGCCGTGGCCGGGCGTCACGGTGAAGATCCTCGACGACGGCGGGCGCGAATGTCCGCCGAACGCCGTCGGCACGATCTACCTCTCCTCACGGGGCGGCCAGAAGTTCCGCTACCACAACGCGGAGGAGAAGACGGCGGCCGCCTTCCGCGGCGAGTTCTTCACGGTCGGCGACATGGGCTACCTCGACGCCGACGGCTACCTCTTCATCTCCGATCGTAAGCACGACATGGTGATCTCGGGCGGCGTCAACATCTACCCGCTGGAGGTCGAAAACGTGCTGGTCGCGCATCCCGACGTGGTCGACGTCGCCGTCGTCGGCGTACCCGACGCGCGCTGGGGGGAGGCGCTGGTCGCCGTCGTCGAGCGGCGCGCGGGATCGGGGCTCACGCCCGAGGGCCTGCAGGCGTGGAGCCGCGAGCGGATCGCCGACTACAAGGTGCCGCGCCGGATCGAGCTCGTCCCCGAGCTGCCGCGCGACCCGAACGGCAAGGTGCTGAAGCGCCTGCTGCGCGAGCAGCTCAGCCGAGCATGACGCCGCCACCGTCGACGACCAGGACCTGACCCGTCATCATGTCCGAGTCGTCGGAGGCGAGGAACACCGCGGTGCCGGTGAGGTCGTCCGGCTGCAGGGGCTTGCGCAGCGCGCTGAACATCACGAGCGACGAGAGGATCTGCTCGGGCACGACGCGCTTGGTCGCCTCGGACAGCGTCACGCCGGGCGCGATCGCGTTGACGTTGATGCCCCACGGTCCGAGGGCGCCGGCCATGTACTTCGTGAGCCCCGCCACGCCGTTCTTGGCGACGCTGTAGTGGAACGGGGGCATGGGCAGATCGGGATTCTCGGTGTCCACCATGCCGACGTTCGCGAGGTAGGCCGCGGTCGACGACTGGTGGATGATCTTCCCCTTGTGCTGGCGCTTCATGTGGCGCTCGACCGCG
This genomic window contains:
- a CDS encoding AMP-binding protein, with the translated sequence MSDAPVAYGLVANAAARPEHPALVCGARRLTYAALDRLANRTAHVLAGRGVAAGGRVALMLPNGVEFFAVTNAAAKLGALAVPINYRWRRDELAYLFTDSAADVLVVDAAFLGEVEPALAAAGRPARDRVLVLGEAPGWVSFDAAVASAPEAAPRGAIAQSGYNIVIYTSGTTGRPKGVLHPSVDPKLGFEAQKGLVEMWGFRPDDVHLMVGPAYHTMPSAYVTQHLFIGATCVLMEKFDAEECLRLVAAERVTTTAMVPAHFIRILELPGEVRRRYDLSSLRKVLHAAAPCPADVKRRIMDVLPPDVVWEFYGATEGPGTIISPGDWRRKPGSVGRPWPGVTVKILDDGGRECPPNAVGTIYLSSRGGQKFRYHNAEEKTAAAFRGEFFTVGDMGYLDADGYLFISDRKHDMVISGGVNIYPLEVENVLVAHPDVVDVAVVGVPDARWGEALVAVVERRAGSGLTPEGLQAWSRERIADYKVPRRIELVPELPRDPNGKVLKRLLREQLSRA
- a CDS encoding SDR family oxidoreductase, which translates into the protein MRLENRVAIITGAAQGIGKAYALRFAREGAHVVVADLREDAADAVAKECTALGPRAIPAKVDVSSEASAKALADQVMAQLGRIDILVNNAAIYYDLDRTQNTLEYFNKVLSVNLTGVWIMSRAVERHMKRQHKGKIIHQSSTAAYLANVGMVDTENPDLPMPPFHYSVAKNGVAGLTKYMAGALGPWGINVNAIAPGVTLSEATKRVVPEQILSSLVMFSALRKPLQPDDLTGTAVFLASDDSDMMTGQVLVVDGGGVMLG